A portion of the Colius striatus isolate bColStr4 chromosome 1, bColStr4.1.hap1, whole genome shotgun sequence genome contains these proteins:
- the PRPS2 gene encoding ribose-phosphate pyrophosphokinase 2 isoform X1 has product MPNIVLFSGSSHHDLSQRVAERLGLELGKVVTKKFSNQETSVEIGESVRGEDVYIIQSGCGEINDNLMELLIMINACKIASSSRVTAVIPCFPYARQDKKDKKGSVERWSRAPISAKLVANMLSVAGADHIITMDLHASQIQGFFDIPVDNLYAEPAVLQWIKENIVEWRTCIIVSPDAGGAKRVTSIADRLNVEFALIHKERKKANEVDRMVLVGDVKDRVAILVDDMADTCGTICHAAEKLVSAGATKVYAILTHGIFSGPAISRINNASFEAVVVTNTIPQEEKMKHCPKIQVIDISMILAEAIRRTHNGESVSFLFSHVPL; this is encoded by the exons ATGCCGAACATCGTGCTGTTCAGCGGAAGCTCCCACCACGACCTGTCCCAGCGAGTGGCGGAGCGGCTGGGGTTGGAGCTGGGCAAGGTGGTCACCAAGAAGTTCAGCAACCAGGAGACCAG TGTAGAGATTGGTGAAAGTGTGAGAGGAGAAGATGTGTATATCATCCAGAGTGGCTGTGGAGAAATAAATGACAACTTAATGGAATTGCTCATCATGATCAATGCTTGCAAGATTGCATCATCCTCCCGAGTGACAGCTGTAATTCCATGTTTTCCATATGCCAGGCAAGATAAGAAAGACAAG AAGGGGTCCGTGGAGCGTTGG AGCCGTGCTCCAATCTCTGCAAAACTTGTTGCAAACATGCTGTCAGTTGCAGGGGCTGACCACATCATCACCATGGACTTGCATGCCTCTCAGATCCAG GGTTTCTTTGACATTCCAGTAGATAACCTGTATGCAgaacctgcagtgctgcagtggATTAAAGAGAACATTGTGGAGTGGAGAACCTGTATCATAGTCTCACCTGATGCAGGTGGTGCAAAAAG GGTTACTTCAATTGCTGACAGACTGAATGTGGAATTTGCTCTCATTCATAAGGAACGAAAGAAGGCAAATGAAGTGGACAGAATGGTCTTGGTTGGTGATGTGAAAGACAGAGTAGCAATTCTTGTTGATGATATGGCTGACACATGTGGCACAATATGTCATGCAGCAGAGAA GTTAGTGTCTGCTGGAGCTACTAAAGTCTATGCCATTCTTACACACGGTATCTTTTCTGGTCCTGCTATTTCTCGAATTAATAATGCATCATTTGAGGCTGTTGTGGTAACTAATACAATTCCtcaagaagagaaaatgaaacactgCCCAAAAATTCAG gttaTTGACATTTCTATGATCCTGGCTGAGGCAATTCGAAGAACACACAATGGTGAATCTGTGTCTTTCCTGTTCAGTCACGTCCCCTTGTAA
- the PRPS2 gene encoding ribose-phosphate pyrophosphokinase 2 isoform X2: MPNIVLFSGSSHHDLSQRVAERLGLELGKVVTKKFSNQETSVEIGESVRGEDVYIIQSGCGEINDNLMELLIMINACKIASSSRVTAVIPCFPYARQDKKDKSRAPISAKLVANMLSVAGADHIITMDLHASQIQGFFDIPVDNLYAEPAVLQWIKENIVEWRTCIIVSPDAGGAKRVTSIADRLNVEFALIHKERKKANEVDRMVLVGDVKDRVAILVDDMADTCGTICHAAEKLVSAGATKVYAILTHGIFSGPAISRINNASFEAVVVTNTIPQEEKMKHCPKIQVIDISMILAEAIRRTHNGESVSFLFSHVPL; this comes from the exons ATGCCGAACATCGTGCTGTTCAGCGGAAGCTCCCACCACGACCTGTCCCAGCGAGTGGCGGAGCGGCTGGGGTTGGAGCTGGGCAAGGTGGTCACCAAGAAGTTCAGCAACCAGGAGACCAG TGTAGAGATTGGTGAAAGTGTGAGAGGAGAAGATGTGTATATCATCCAGAGTGGCTGTGGAGAAATAAATGACAACTTAATGGAATTGCTCATCATGATCAATGCTTGCAAGATTGCATCATCCTCCCGAGTGACAGCTGTAATTCCATGTTTTCCATATGCCAGGCAAGATAAGAAAGACAAG AGCCGTGCTCCAATCTCTGCAAAACTTGTTGCAAACATGCTGTCAGTTGCAGGGGCTGACCACATCATCACCATGGACTTGCATGCCTCTCAGATCCAG GGTTTCTTTGACATTCCAGTAGATAACCTGTATGCAgaacctgcagtgctgcagtggATTAAAGAGAACATTGTGGAGTGGAGAACCTGTATCATAGTCTCACCTGATGCAGGTGGTGCAAAAAG GGTTACTTCAATTGCTGACAGACTGAATGTGGAATTTGCTCTCATTCATAAGGAACGAAAGAAGGCAAATGAAGTGGACAGAATGGTCTTGGTTGGTGATGTGAAAGACAGAGTAGCAATTCTTGTTGATGATATGGCTGACACATGTGGCACAATATGTCATGCAGCAGAGAA GTTAGTGTCTGCTGGAGCTACTAAAGTCTATGCCATTCTTACACACGGTATCTTTTCTGGTCCTGCTATTTCTCGAATTAATAATGCATCATTTGAGGCTGTTGTGGTAACTAATACAATTCCtcaagaagagaaaatgaaacactgCCCAAAAATTCAG gttaTTGACATTTCTATGATCCTGGCTGAGGCAATTCGAAGAACACACAATGGTGAATCTGTGTCTTTCCTGTTCAGTCACGTCCCCTTGTAA